One genomic segment of Alkalimarinus alittae includes these proteins:
- a CDS encoding ABC transporter ATP-binding protein has product MSQEQAQAHIRVRDLTLKYGSKLIQQDLTFDVNKNDIFIIMGGSGCGKSTLLKHMMGLYRPAEGQVWVDDNSLWDVSDLQRRAMMKNFGVSYQAGALISSLTLAENVGMPLELYTELSPKEVAELASLKLSMVGLAGFEGYYPSEISGGMIKRAALARAIALDPEILFFDEPSAGLDPISARLLDDLILELRESMKSTIVIVTHELASIFSIGSNAVFLDADTQTMLATGNPNQLLASCDDAKVQQFLRRGEAANA; this is encoded by the coding sequence ATGAGCCAAGAGCAAGCACAAGCACATATTCGCGTTCGGGACTTAACGTTAAAATACGGCAGCAAACTGATCCAACAAGACCTGACGTTTGATGTTAATAAAAATGACATCTTTATTATTATGGGTGGCAGCGGGTGCGGTAAAAGCACTTTATTAAAGCATATGATGGGGCTATACCGACCTGCAGAAGGGCAGGTTTGGGTTGACGATAATAGTTTGTGGGACGTTTCTGATCTTCAGCGACGGGCGATGATGAAGAATTTTGGGGTTTCCTATCAGGCAGGTGCATTGATTAGTTCTTTGACGCTAGCAGAAAATGTGGGTATGCCATTAGAGCTTTATACTGAGCTCTCACCCAAAGAAGTAGCGGAGCTTGCGAGCTTAAAACTTTCAATGGTTGGTTTGGCCGGTTTTGAGGGGTATTACCCGTCTGAAATTAGTGGAGGGATGATAAAACGAGCCGCGCTAGCGAGAGCCATTGCCCTGGACCCTGAAATCCTTTTTTTTGATGAGCCATCGGCAGGCTTAGACCCCATCAGTGCGAGGTTGCTAGATGACCTTATTTTAGAGTTAAGAGAGAGTATGAAGTCTACTATTGTGATTGTGACTCACGAGCTAGCGAGTATTTTTTCAATTGGTTCTAATGCTGTATTTTTAGATGCTGACACTCAAACAATGCTTGCAACCGGTAATCCAAATCAACTATTAGCGAGTTGTGATGACGCTAAAGTACAGCAGTTTTTGCGACGAGGTGAGGCCGCTAATGCGTAG
- a CDS encoding MlaD family protein: MSQKMSARAIGLFTIGAALSAVIGILLFGNGDLFKQQDRIEMVFSGSVKGLSVGSSITYRGVRIGEVESINISLYEGENNINIRVVGVIVQQQEDGSLFKFSTDRNVIYTTLIKQGVRAQLVQENLVTGRLQIQLEFFEDQPGYAPPSQSGFIVIPTVPSEIEILGETLTKLVGQLDGLPIKDIANNLAAVAEGMNNMVNSSDVKKSLGNLSSSLAHLNSLLGQLDQDKGVITDELMAATRAVRGMADSVAAAADKSQPLFVGAAGSLKKLDQLLAQSSKTLSTYEKLVQPGSELSLTLVQTLQSFERASEQVRQLAETLQRNPESILTGKQR; this comes from the coding sequence ATGTCTCAAAAAATGAGTGCAAGGGCGATTGGCTTATTTACTATTGGTGCAGCGCTTAGTGCGGTCATAGGTATATTGCTGTTTGGCAATGGTGACTTATTTAAGCAGCAAGATCGTATCGAAATGGTGTTTTCGGGCTCGGTCAAAGGGCTGAGTGTTGGGTCATCGATCACCTACCGCGGTGTGCGCATAGGTGAAGTAGAGTCTATTAATATCAGCCTTTACGAAGGGGAGAATAATATTAACATCAGAGTGGTTGGGGTTATTGTCCAACAGCAGGAGGATGGTAGTTTATTCAAGTTTAGCACTGATAGAAATGTAATTTATACAACCCTTATCAAACAGGGTGTTCGAGCGCAATTGGTACAAGAAAATCTTGTGACAGGCCGGCTACAAATTCAGTTGGAGTTTTTTGAAGACCAACCTGGATACGCGCCACCCAGTCAGTCTGGTTTTATTGTAATCCCCACTGTACCGAGTGAAATAGAAATATTAGGCGAAACGTTGACTAAATTAGTGGGCCAGCTTGATGGCTTGCCGATTAAGGATATCGCCAATAACTTGGCTGCTGTAGCTGAGGGAATGAATAATATGGTGAACTCGTCAGATGTTAAAAAATCACTCGGAAATCTTTCTAGTAGTTTGGCACACCTGAATAGCCTTTTAGGCCAACTTGATCAAGACAAAGGGGTTATTACAGATGAGCTTATGGCGGCAACCCGTGCTGTGAGAGGGATGGCTGACTCTGTGGCCGCAGCAGCAGATAAAAGTCAGCCATTATTTGTCGGAGCGGCTGGCTCGCTTAAAAAATTAGACCAACTGTTGGCTCAATCAAGCAAGACCTTATCGACTTATGAAAAGCTGGTGCAGCCAGGCTCTGAACTGAGCTTGACGTTAGTACAAACGCTGCAATCATTTGAGCGTGCATCTGAACAAGTGAGGCAGCTGGCAGAAACGCTCCAGCGTAATCCAGAATCTATACTAACCGGTAAGCAGCGCTAG
- a CDS encoding PqiC family protein has translation MESMMKQLKFVWVFTLVLLMTGCAAFKPSAESEFYLLSSPPLPQRQIDLNSDLIVVGPITIADYLKRSSIVTSRTENHFDISKLDQWGGSLEGEVQLALLKNLSSLSADKTYVQYSGLASSMGTYSLRVDILRFDARLNGQARLEATWAWFDKNRKVVSAGQFSKNAPAGSTIEQTVAAQSELLKLLSQDALTGFL, from the coding sequence ATGGAGAGCATGATGAAACAACTGAAATTCGTTTGGGTGTTTACGCTAGTATTACTAATGACGGGCTGCGCCGCGTTCAAACCTTCTGCGGAAAGTGAGTTTTATCTGCTGTCTTCGCCGCCCCTGCCTCAACGTCAGATTGACTTAAATTCAGACCTGATTGTTGTCGGTCCTATTACGATCGCAGACTACCTTAAACGATCGTCTATCGTAACCTCACGAACTGAAAATCACTTTGATATCTCTAAGTTGGACCAATGGGGAGGAAGCTTAGAGGGTGAGGTTCAACTGGCGCTGCTTAAAAACCTATCTTCTTTAAGCGCTGACAAAACCTATGTACAGTATTCCGGCTTAGCAAGTTCGATGGGTACCTACAGTCTCAGGGTTGATATACTAAGGTTTGATGCTCGTTTGAACGGACAGGCTCGCCTTGAAGCTACTTGGGCATGGTTTGATAAAAACCGAAAAGTAGTATCTGCTGGGCAGTTTTCAAAAAATGCCCCCGCTGGCAGCACCATCGAGCAAACGGTGGCGGCACAAAGTGAGTTGCTTAAGTTATTATCTCAAGACGCACTAACAGGTTTTTTGTAG
- a CDS encoding AEC family transporter, whose protein sequence is MSSFIDLLLFTSNITLPIFIIVFLGWFLRRSDWLTDDFIHAGSKLVFNIALPALLFTKITASDLSSVFDTRQVVYALLITVFGFIFTWWVSGRMKLLPENRGVFVQGAFRGNMGIVGLALCMNMYGDEGLAVGSILLAFLTLLYNVLSVFALTQPFHSDQRFNGWVMSKDMAKNPLIIAILAALLLKFMQFTPPAVIMKTGEYFSNMTLPLALLCVGGSINLKALKESSGLALGATLLKLVGLPFLFTLGAFLIGFKGLLLGTLFLMFASPTATASFVMAKAMRGNAELAATIIALSTVLSLLTVSAGIFILRALGIA, encoded by the coding sequence TTGTCTTCATTTATCGACCTGTTATTGTTCACCTCCAATATAACCTTACCTATTTTTATCATTGTGTTTTTAGGTTGGTTTTTGCGTCGTTCCGATTGGCTTACTGATGACTTTATTCATGCGGGTTCTAAATTAGTCTTCAATATTGCACTGCCTGCACTGTTATTTACTAAGATCACTGCGTCTGACTTATCCTCAGTTTTTGATACCCGGCAAGTTGTCTATGCGCTGCTGATTACCGTGTTCGGGTTTATTTTTACATGGTGGGTTAGTGGAAGGATGAAACTGCTACCTGAGAATCGAGGTGTTTTTGTACAAGGTGCGTTTCGAGGCAATATGGGGATTGTCGGGCTTGCGCTTTGTATGAATATGTATGGCGATGAGGGGTTAGCGGTGGGGTCTATTTTGCTGGCATTTTTAACGCTGCTTTATAATGTGTTATCTGTTTTTGCGCTGACGCAGCCATTTCATTCCGACCAACGCTTTAATGGCTGGGTTATGAGTAAAGATATGGCGAAGAACCCATTGATTATCGCTATTTTAGCCGCGTTGTTACTCAAGTTTATGCAATTCACACCGCCGGCTGTGATTATGAAAACAGGTGAGTATTTCTCGAATATGACGCTACCCTTAGCGTTATTGTGTGTCGGCGGCTCAATTAACCTTAAGGCGCTTAAAGAGAGTAGTGGCCTTGCCTTGGGGGCTACCTTGCTTAAATTAGTCGGCCTGCCATTCCTGTTTACGCTAGGTGCGTTTTTAATCGGGTTTAAAGGTTTGTTGCTGGGGACTCTGTTCCTGATGTTTGCAAGCCCTACAGCAACAGCCAGTTTTGTGATGGCAAAAGCGATGCGAGGTAATGCAGAGTTGGCGGCCACTATTATTGCATTATCGACGGTACTTTCATTATTAACGGTCAGTGCGGGAATATTTATATTACGGGCTTTGGGGATTGCGTAG
- a CDS encoding FMN-binding glutamate synthase family protein, giving the protein MTIMQTVYWLIASVGNFSAYYYWSQSDSLLSVILFIASLSYTAIGFYDLKLSPHSLNRLYPVVAYVRYFLESYRVEIQQYFIANDTEERPFNREQRSLVYQRAKNVRDTIAFGTQHNLMEDNYLSLWHSMSPQVIAGEAKRVTIGGPNCTQPYEASYLNISAMSFGSLSSRAIEALNLGAKKAGCYHNTGEGGVSPYHLRHGGDIVWQIGTGLFGCRDDAGNFNPALFEKTASLPQIKMIEIKISQGAKPGHGGVLPKAKITREIANIRHIPMEQDCISPVANPECTTPIRLLSFVKTLRTLSGGKPVGFKLCVGNPAEFLGLCKAMLETGITPDFITVDGAEGGTGAAPVEFSNRLGMTCMEGVYIVNNALVGVGLRDKIRIIASGKTASSFDLLSKIAVGADLVNAARTMMMALGCIQSRTCNSNNCPTGIATQDPARTKAIDVSQKSDRVKNFQHNTLKNFFELVGSMGLDDPAKLKPHMVKRRTPNGLLMPVGTLIIPLKPNALLSDEHAGKPWQEWWERSRSDQFYVEDDYFMMPEHLQ; this is encoded by the coding sequence ATGACAATAATGCAAACCGTCTATTGGCTGATTGCCAGCGTGGGTAACTTTTCAGCCTATTATTACTGGAGTCAGTCAGACAGCCTGTTAAGCGTAATCTTATTTATCGCGTCTTTAAGCTATACCGCTATTGGCTTTTATGACCTAAAACTAAGCCCTCACAGCCTTAACAGGCTCTACCCTGTGGTCGCGTATGTCAGGTACTTTCTAGAATCCTACCGAGTAGAAATTCAACAATATTTTATTGCCAACGATACAGAGGAGCGCCCGTTTAACAGGGAGCAGCGATCATTAGTCTACCAACGAGCAAAGAATGTACGTGATACCATCGCATTCGGCACTCAGCACAACCTCATGGAAGACAACTACCTCAGTCTTTGGCATTCGATGTCACCTCAAGTCATTGCCGGTGAGGCAAAACGAGTCACCATCGGGGGCCCGAATTGCACTCAACCCTACGAGGCATCTTACCTAAATATATCAGCGATGAGTTTTGGCTCATTAAGCTCTCGCGCCATAGAAGCACTCAATCTTGGGGCTAAAAAGGCAGGTTGTTATCACAATACTGGAGAAGGCGGCGTCAGCCCATACCACCTGAGGCATGGTGGCGATATCGTTTGGCAAATAGGCACGGGGCTATTTGGCTGTAGAGATGACGCGGGGAACTTTAACCCCGCTCTTTTTGAAAAAACGGCCTCACTACCACAAATTAAAATGATTGAGATTAAGATATCGCAAGGTGCAAAGCCAGGACATGGCGGCGTTTTACCCAAAGCCAAAATTACCCGCGAGATCGCCAATATTCGACATATCCCGATGGAGCAAGACTGTATTTCTCCGGTGGCTAACCCCGAATGTACGACGCCTATTCGGTTATTATCATTCGTGAAAACACTGCGAACACTCAGCGGCGGCAAACCTGTAGGCTTTAAGCTCTGCGTCGGAAACCCTGCTGAGTTTCTTGGTTTATGCAAAGCGATGTTAGAAACAGGGATTACACCAGACTTTATAACCGTAGACGGTGCAGAGGGTGGAACTGGCGCCGCCCCCGTAGAGTTTAGCAACCGCCTTGGCATGACCTGCATGGAAGGCGTTTATATTGTTAACAATGCATTAGTGGGGGTTGGGCTAAGAGACAAAATTCGGATTATTGCCTCCGGTAAGACCGCATCCAGCTTTGATTTACTTTCAAAGATTGCAGTAGGCGCAGACCTTGTGAATGCCGCTCGTACCATGATGATGGCACTAGGCTGTATTCAATCTCGCACCTGCAATAGTAATAATTGCCCTACCGGTATCGCGACACAAGACCCAGCAAGAACAAAAGCCATCGACGTCAGTCAAAAAAGTGATCGCGTTAAAAATTTCCAACACAATACATTGAAAAATTTCTTTGAGTTGGTGGGTAGCATGGGGCTAGATGACCCGGCAAAACTAAAACCTCACATGGTCAAAAGACGCACCCCTAATGGCTTGCTTATGCCGGTCGGCACGTTAATAATCCCACTAAAACCCAATGCGCTATTAAGTGATGAACATGCAGGTAAACCATGGCAAGAATGGTGGGAGCGAAGCCGCTCAGATCAATTTTATGTTGAAGATGATTACTTTATGATGCCTGAACATTTGCAATAA
- a CDS encoding DUF4124 domain-containing protein: MTAFLKILFGAAFAAYIAFITWGSLSLPQKHWVFDKLGVEFDRTIPATRAHPEEDDLLSSINQDISPPTSNRPLGIPQSIQRNFEQHTTPSLCLKTPTRSINTVDKTSIYRWTDENGQVHFSDNKPNKQVSREVTEQYAHDKQYFRMNLSSPERGLPTLLGEQLQRDVNAIYSYLSDRMEADHLRQVDLNLKVFNTANGFEQYRQIHAPSLRSIAGFYTSLNNEAVVMQQHTDPQTRAVARHEATHVINAGLFGRSPIWFNEGIAGYFEQYDYANLKSGATHASQYHLSYLASEFKKNQLPSLRDYLQLSESEWRANDQRTMYAMAWSIIYLLQSHHEGEQFTRRLFSHMAENPCVTLDPIPFWREHYPGGLTKFNQRWQEMLLRAF, from the coding sequence ATGACCGCATTTCTCAAGATATTATTCGGGGCAGCCTTTGCCGCCTACATTGCGTTTATTACTTGGGGTAGCTTATCTCTCCCACAAAAGCACTGGGTTTTTGATAAGTTAGGTGTTGAATTTGACCGAACCATTCCAGCTACCCGCGCGCACCCTGAAGAAGATGACCTACTCTCTAGCATCAACCAAGATATCAGCCCCCCTACTAGCAATAGGCCTTTAGGCATACCTCAATCAATTCAACGAAATTTTGAGCAACATACGACACCTTCACTTTGCTTAAAAACCCCCACTCGCTCAATCAACACCGTTGATAAAACCAGCATCTACCGTTGGACAGACGAAAACGGACAAGTGCACTTTTCAGATAATAAGCCCAATAAGCAAGTTAGCCGTGAAGTGACTGAACAATATGCACACGACAAACAGTACTTCCGAATGAACTTGTCTAGCCCAGAAAGAGGTTTGCCAACGCTTTTGGGTGAGCAACTTCAGCGCGATGTTAACGCTATATATAGCTATCTTTCAGACCGTATGGAGGCCGATCATCTAAGGCAAGTTGACCTTAATCTCAAGGTATTTAATACCGCTAACGGCTTTGAGCAATACCGGCAAATACACGCACCGTCACTCCGCTCTATTGCGGGTTTCTACACCTCCCTCAATAACGAAGCGGTCGTCATGCAGCAGCACACCGACCCACAAACTCGTGCAGTCGCTCGTCACGAAGCCACCCATGTTATAAACGCTGGGCTGTTTGGTCGATCGCCCATCTGGTTTAACGAGGGCATTGCAGGGTATTTTGAGCAATATGACTATGCCAACCTTAAGTCAGGCGCGACACACGCTAGCCAATACCACCTAAGCTATCTAGCATCTGAGTTTAAAAAAAACCAATTACCGTCATTAAGAGACTATTTGCAGCTTTCCGAGTCTGAGTGGCGCGCTAACGACCAGAGAACTATGTACGCGATGGCCTGGTCGATTATCTACCTACTCCAAAGCCATCATGAGGGAGAGCAATTTACCCGTAGATTATTCTCCCATATGGCCGAAAACCCTTGCGTTACTTTGGACCCAATACCGTTTTGGCGCGAGCACTACCCAGGCGGTCTAACTAAATTTAATCAACGTTGGCAAGAAATGTTGCTACGCGCTTTTTAA
- a CDS encoding alpha/beta fold hydrolase has product MIQRTLTYIAAVFFITQLSACATTRIDRDIYSATPPDHGTPKVSVWGERNVAWLERGNPKGFPVFYAHGNPGSRLELLFLDQKAKEYDVRLIAIDRPGLGQSDYVADYDLLDFASDIERLADEQGIQQFGLLGWSSGGPPVLAVAHHLPKRAKFAISVSGYTNFGELDNARELMKRYDLRGPEMSKERPKLFNQAVKLIRWTDITLPNFYMKMAEAEMADYDRNILEDKHVADIFMRNQEEALQQGIKGTIQDLEVQWAPWGFSLTDINVPVYIFQGQKDTFVPWKFAEHMAKTIPNAELHLKPDAGHLIPLDPVHQDEIFSIILKHAE; this is encoded by the coding sequence ATGATCCAACGCACGCTTACCTATATTGCCGCAGTGTTTTTTATTACCCAGCTTTCAGCCTGCGCAACCACGAGAATTGACCGAGATATCTATAGCGCTACCCCGCCTGATCATGGCACGCCTAAGGTTTCGGTATGGGGTGAGCGAAACGTTGCTTGGCTTGAGCGAGGTAACCCAAAAGGCTTCCCGGTGTTCTATGCTCACGGTAACCCAGGTTCACGGCTTGAACTGCTTTTTCTTGACCAAAAAGCGAAAGAATATGACGTTCGCCTAATTGCCATCGATCGACCAGGATTAGGCCAATCAGACTATGTTGCTGACTATGACTTATTAGATTTCGCCAGCGACATTGAGCGACTAGCAGATGAACAAGGCATCCAACAATTTGGCCTATTAGGTTGGTCAAGCGGTGGGCCTCCTGTTCTGGCTGTCGCTCACCACCTACCTAAGCGAGCAAAGTTTGCCATATCAGTCTCGGGCTACACCAACTTTGGTGAACTTGATAACGCCCGTGAATTAATGAAGCGTTATGACCTTCGTGGGCCCGAAATGTCTAAAGAGCGCCCTAAACTGTTTAATCAAGCCGTTAAGCTGATTCGCTGGACCGACATTACATTACCCAATTTCTATATGAAAATGGCCGAAGCTGAAATGGCCGACTATGACCGTAATATCTTGGAAGACAAGCACGTCGCAGATATTTTCATGCGAAACCAAGAAGAAGCGCTTCAGCAAGGTATCAAAGGGACGATTCAGGACCTTGAAGTGCAATGGGCGCCTTGGGGGTTTAGCCTAACCGATATCAATGTTCCGGTTTATATCTTCCAAGGACAAAAAGACACCTTCGTACCTTGGAAATTTGCCGAACATATGGCTAAAACCATCCCCAACGCAGAACTTCACCTCAAGCCAGACGCAGGGCATTTAATACCCCTCGACCCAGTTCACCAAGATGAAATATTCAGCATTATTTTAAAGCATGCTGAATAA
- a CDS encoding zeta toxin family protein, producing the protein MKRGLIINTKPVLWVIVGGNGAGKTTFYRHNIAHLKIPFINADLIAAEQHPENPEIFSYQAARQADTLREQYIKERRSFCFETVFSHISKVEFLTAAKQAGYEITLVFIHVELAELNKRRVEHRVKHGGHNVPDDKILSRIPRTIENVKAARNIVDFLYVFDNSSSDVPHRFLLKCEYGHLTQQHTLPKWAAEIFTS; encoded by the coding sequence ATCAAAAGAGGATTAATCATCAACACTAAACCAGTCCTATGGGTTATCGTAGGAGGTAATGGCGCGGGTAAAACCACGTTTTATCGTCATAACATTGCTCACCTTAAAATCCCATTTATTAACGCGGATCTTATTGCGGCTGAACAACACCCTGAAAACCCCGAGATCTTCTCGTATCAGGCGGCAAGACAGGCCGACACGTTGCGAGAGCAGTATATTAAAGAACGTCGTTCGTTTTGTTTTGAAACGGTATTTTCACATATTTCAAAAGTGGAATTTTTAACCGCAGCAAAGCAAGCCGGTTATGAGATCACTCTGGTGTTTATTCATGTTGAGCTCGCTGAACTCAACAAGCGACGCGTTGAGCACAGAGTAAAACATGGCGGGCACAATGTACCTGATGATAAAATTCTATCTCGAATACCCCGCACCATTGAGAATGTCAAAGCGGCACGTAATATTGTCGACTTTCTTTATGTGTTTGATAACTCTAGCTCAGATGTGCCGCACCGGTTTTTGCTAAAGTGTGAATATGGCCACCTGACTCAGCAGCATACGTTACCCAAGTGGGCTGCAGAAATTTTTACCTCATAA
- a CDS encoding ParD-like family protein — MAKSVRLSDELVNTASQEGRFLKRSAAGQIEYWAEIGKLVEQTGCFSLSRIRSFQEGHVSIDDLTPDERIAASRSLFEQLAEAPNRDSVINELNSSAHPYYSASNGQISASKED; from the coding sequence ATGGCAAAATCAGTGCGTTTAAGTGATGAACTAGTCAATACTGCAAGCCAAGAAGGTCGGTTTTTAAAACGGTCTGCGGCAGGCCAAATCGAGTATTGGGCTGAGATTGGTAAGCTGGTTGAGCAAACGGGGTGTTTTAGCCTATCGCGTATTCGCAGTTTTCAGGAAGGCCATGTGTCGATTGATGATCTGACCCCTGACGAGCGTATAGCCGCATCTCGAAGTCTATTTGAGCAGCTGGCAGAAGCGCCGAATCGTGACAGTGTCATTAATGAATTGAATAGCTCAGCACACCCTTATTATTCTGCGAGCAATGGACAGATTAGCGCATCAAAAGAGGATTAA
- a CDS encoding L-serine ammonia-lyase, producing the protein MTHSVLDLFSIGIGPSSSHTVGPMRAAHLFANALKSENIKRITCELYGSLALTGRGHGTQNAVIFGLSGFRPEHISSQEQALTLTMAHQQQVLNLNQQTPLTFNPEEDVIFLTTQLMPKHSNGMKFNAYNHQNEIIHSQGYYSVGGGFICLDDGTPVTPVSNADTCPFPFNSAAELISACKHKQCSISQLMWENERCWRTEATLKQDLLTLWLVMNDSIESGLQTEGVLPGGLNVPRRAPKLYAALMSPSTPHNSKTDILDWLSVYAMAVNEENAAGGRVVTAPTNGAAGIIPAVLKYYIEHLGSFNEHVIIDYLLTAGAIGILYKEGASLSAAEVGCQGEVGVACSMAAGALAAIQGGSIWQVENAAEIGMEHNLGLTCDPIGGLVQIPCIERNTMGAVKAVNAARLALNSDGHHVVSLDKVIATMMRTGKDMQHQYKETSLGGLAIQVNMPEC; encoded by the coding sequence ATGACTCATAGTGTGCTCGATTTATTCTCTATTGGCATTGGACCATCTAGCTCTCATACCGTTGGTCCTATGCGAGCGGCTCACCTATTTGCTAACGCTCTAAAATCAGAAAATATTAAGCGTATAACGTGTGAGCTATACGGCTCACTCGCATTAACGGGTAGAGGGCATGGGACACAAAATGCGGTCATTTTTGGTCTATCAGGTTTTCGGCCTGAACATATTTCTTCGCAAGAGCAAGCGTTAACCTTAACCATGGCTCATCAACAGCAAGTATTAAATCTTAATCAGCAAACACCTCTCACGTTTAACCCAGAAGAAGATGTGATTTTTTTAACGACGCAGTTGATGCCTAAGCACTCTAATGGGATGAAGTTTAATGCGTACAATCATCAAAATGAGATTATTCATAGCCAAGGCTACTATTCCGTCGGCGGTGGGTTTATCTGCCTTGACGACGGAACCCCTGTTACGCCAGTTTCAAATGCTGATACGTGCCCTTTCCCCTTTAACTCTGCCGCTGAGCTTATCAGCGCATGCAAACATAAGCAGTGCTCTATTAGCCAGTTAATGTGGGAAAATGAACGTTGCTGGCGAACCGAAGCCACGCTTAAACAAGACCTGCTAACCCTTTGGCTGGTCATGAATGACAGCATAGAGTCGGGTCTGCAAACTGAAGGCGTATTACCTGGTGGGCTTAATGTGCCGCGCAGAGCCCCCAAGCTATATGCCGCACTGATGTCACCCAGCACACCTCATAATAGTAAAACGGATATTCTCGACTGGCTAAGCGTTTACGCCATGGCCGTTAATGAAGAAAACGCCGCCGGTGGCAGGGTGGTTACCGCCCCCACCAACGGTGCTGCGGGCATTATTCCCGCTGTGCTCAAATATTATATTGAGCACTTAGGTTCATTTAACGAACACGTCATTATTGATTATCTATTAACGGCCGGCGCTATTGGCATTCTCTATAAAGAAGGTGCGTCTCTTTCTGCCGCAGAAGTCGGCTGCCAAGGAGAAGTTGGCGTTGCCTGCTCAATGGCTGCAGGGGCGTTAGCCGCCATTCAAGGCGGGTCTATCTGGCAAGTAGAAAACGCAGCAGAAATTGGCATGGAGCATAACCTTGGCTTAACCTGTGACCCAATCGGCGGGTTGGTGCAGATCCCTTGTATTGAACGCAATACCATGGGGGCGGTAAAAGCGGTGAATGCAGCAAGATTAGCGCTAAACTCAGATGGTCATCATGTCGTATCGTTAGATAAAGTGATTGCCACCATGATGCGCACAGGTAAAGATATGCAGCATCAGTATAAAGAGACCTCGCTAGGCGGTTTGGCCATTCAAGTCAATATGCCGGAGTGCTAG
- a CDS encoding alpha/beta hydrolase, translating into MTILFLILAMLSAWFTYNLYHPLYKYPQGAVISFVSGWLVGELVWHHLVTQVAITLLFVAGGVVEGFWGSLGLLVLLVSWWGMIMYHLQANLAEEEVETSLVKGLGGNYRLAIRNDIHYQGDILPSKKQLARPFKSLHSTNVEILKDIIFEQVDGLNLKLDIRRGKSPVENAPVLFQIHGGAWTHKMGSKNEQGIPLMNRLAEMGWVCVAISYRLSPKATFPDHIIDCKKALVWVKKHIAEYGGNPDFILVTGGSAGGHLSSLLSLTENNADFQPGFENEDTRVNGCVPFYGIYDFLDEGGLQYHKGLEGILAKSILKSSKQANPDLYRQASPINHIHKEAPPFMVIQGDKDTLVSTDETRYFVESLKRVSSSPVVYSEISGAQHAFDVFPSVRSGHVLNGVVRFAEWLYSDYMNKQGRTKN; encoded by the coding sequence ATGACTATTCTTTTTCTCATATTAGCTATGCTAAGTGCATGGTTTACCTATAACTTATACCACCCTTTATACAAATATCCTCAGGGCGCGGTCATCAGCTTTGTCTCTGGTTGGTTGGTCGGCGAATTGGTATGGCACCACTTAGTAACTCAGGTCGCCATCACATTACTATTTGTGGCAGGAGGCGTGGTCGAAGGCTTTTGGGGGTCGTTGGGATTGCTTGTTTTGCTCGTCTCTTGGTGGGGGATGATCATGTATCACCTGCAAGCTAATTTAGCGGAAGAAGAGGTAGAAACGAGTTTGGTTAAAGGGCTGGGGGGAAATTATCGCCTAGCAATCAGAAACGATATACATTATCAGGGTGATATTTTACCCAGCAAAAAACAGCTAGCGAGACCGTTTAAATCACTGCACTCAACAAACGTTGAGATACTCAAAGACATCATATTTGAGCAGGTCGACGGGCTAAACTTAAAACTGGATATTAGACGTGGTAAATCACCCGTCGAGAATGCACCTGTGTTATTTCAGATTCATGGTGGCGCATGGACCCATAAAATGGGCAGCAAGAACGAACAGGGCATACCGCTGATGAATCGGCTAGCCGAGATGGGTTGGGTGTGTGTCGCCATTAGTTATCGCCTTAGCCCCAAAGCAACATTTCCTGACCATATTATTGATTGTAAAAAAGCGCTTGTCTGGGTGAAAAAGCATATTGCAGAGTATGGCGGCAACCCTGACTTTATATTGGTCACAGGGGGCTCCGCCGGAGGTCATCTTAGTTCGTTGCTTTCGTTAACCGAAAATAACGCCGACTTTCAGCCGGGGTTTGAAAATGAAGATACCCGAGTGAATGGTTGTGTGCCGTTTTATGGCATTTATGACTTTTTGGATGAAGGCGGATTGCAGTACCATAAAGGGCTGGAAGGTATATTAGCCAAGTCGATACTTAAATCATCAAAACAAGCCAATCCAGACTTGTACCGTCAGGCTTCACCGATCAATCATATCCATAAAGAGGCACCGCCTTTTATGGTTATTCAAGGCGATAAAGATACCTTGGTCTCAACTGATGAGACGCGCTATTTTGTTGAAAGCTTAAAACGGGTTTCTAGCAGCCCTGTGGTATATTCCGAGATTTCTGGAGCGCAACATGCGTTTGATGTGTTTCCATCAGTCAGAAGTGGGCATGTACTCAATGGTGTTGTTCGTTTTGCAGAGTGGTTGTATAGCGATTATATGAACAAACAGGGAAGAACTAAAAATTGA